The genomic DNA ATCTGATCTACGATATCGGACACGGCCATGATTACATACCTCCGTTATATATTAAGGAATACTACCTTAAATGGTTTTCTCGACTGGTTCGGCTATGCTTGCCGATCACAAACAAACGGTCATGCCTGGCTACGCCGGTCGAACCGGCACGCACGGCTTTCATTCGCCGCCTTCCTGCGCGGCCTTCTGCTGCGAAACGGCCGACACGGTGCGGACCAGGCTGCTCAGCACGCCCGACAACGTGAACACCAGGCCGGTAATGGGCGCGGCAATACCGCTGACCGTCTTGGCCAGCAGTTCATCCCTGCCGGGCAGCCTGGACAGTGTCCGGGCCTGCGCAACGTCGATGATCTCGCCGGTCAGGAACCCGCCCTTGATGCGGGGCCGTTCCTCGTGTTCCTTGCCGAAATTGATGAGTATCTTCGCCGGCGCCACGGGGTCGCTCGACATGACGAGCGCCGTCGGACCATCCAGGGTTTCCCCCAGGTCGGGCAGGCCCGCGTTGGCGATGGCGAGGCGGGTAAGCGTATTCTTTATCACGCGGCATTCCACGGACTCCGCCCGCAACTGGCTTCGCAACTCCGTTACCTCGCCGACGTCCAGGCCGGTAAGGTCCGTCAGGTAAACGCTGTCGGTTTCCTTCAATCGCGTCGTCAGATCCTGGACGATCTGCTCTTTAACGGCACGCGGCTGGGGCATGTTGTCATGACTCCTTTTCTACCCACGGCTCCTGGCCGTGGTCGCATCTACGCCTCGACGGTCGCCGCCTGGCGATCGACCGATACGCCGGGGCCCATGGTGGACGAGATGGTAAGCC from Gemmatimonadota bacterium includes the following:
- the rplJ gene encoding 50S ribosomal protein L10; the protein is MPQPRAVKEQIVQDLTTRLKETDSVYLTDLTGLDVGEVTELRSQLRAESVECRVIKNTLTRLAIANAGLPDLGETLDGPTALVMSSDPVAPAKILINFGKEHEERPRIKGGFLTGEIIDVAQARTLSRLPGRDELLAKTVSGIAAPITGLVFTLSGVLSSLVRTVSAVSQQKAAQEGGE